In Manis pentadactyla isolate mManPen7 chromosome 8, mManPen7.hap1, whole genome shotgun sequence, the following are encoded in one genomic region:
- the SLC35G1 gene encoding solute carrier family 35 member G1 isoform X2 produces MRPPSRWPEEPGGRAAAAGARRRGGHAESAGCAMRPLDGTGEAEPPESGLSLTDHAPPDASEEPAAAEAEETPGPCRGWLCCSSPCAQPVGSLFVKKVQDVHAVEISAFRCVFQMLVIIPCLIYRKTGFIGPKGQRIFLVLRGVLGSTAMILVYYAFQSTSLTDTIVITFSCSVFTTILACIFLKEKYSAWDALFTAFTVTGVILIVRPPFLFGSSTAGMDANYSVHLQGTFAALGHALFAAMTLVILRKMGKSVDYFLSIWYYVILGLVESIIVLFVLGEWSLPYCGLDRLFLILIGLSGLGGQVFITKAVQIEKAGPVALMRTMDVVFAFIFQIIFFNDVPTWWTVGGALCVVASSAGTAIRKWCQTSK; encoded by the exons ATGCGCCCGCCGTCCCGCTGGCCGGAAGAGCCCGGCGGCCGAGCCGCTGCTGCCGGCGCCAGACGCCGTGGCGGCCACGCGGAGAGCGCCGGCTGCGCGATGCGGCCCCTGGACGGCACCGGAGAGGCGGAGCCGCCGGAGTCCGGGCTGTCGCTGACAGACCACGCGCCCCCGGACGCCAGTGAGGAGCCGGCGGCCGCCGAGGCGGAGGAGACGCCCGGACCCTGCAGGGGCTGGCTCTGCTGCTCTTCGCCGTGCGCGCAGCCGG TGGGCTCTTTATTTGTTAAAAAAGTGCAAGACGTCCATGCTGTAGAAATTAGTGCATTCCGATGTGTGTTCCAAATGCTAGTCATTATCCCTTGTTTAATATACAGAAA GACTGGGTTTATAGGCCCAAAAGGTCAACGAATCTTCCTTGTTCTCAGAGGAGTCTTGGGTTCCACGGCTATGATTCTTGTATACTACGCTTTCCAGTCCACGTCCCTGACTGACACAATTGTTATCACGTTTAGTTGTTCAGTTTTTACAACTATACTTGCTTGCATATTTCTCAAGGAAAAATACAGCGCCTGGGATGCTCTCTTCACTGCTTTCACAGTCACTGGAGTGATCCTTATCGTGAGGCCACCATTCCTGTTTGGTTCAAGCACAGCAGGGATGGATGCAAACTATTCGGTTCACCTGCAGGGCACGTTCGCGGCACTGGGACATGCCTTGTTTGCTGCCATGACTCTGGTTATCCTGAGAAAGATGGGGAAGTCTGTGGACTACTTCCTGAGCATTTGGTACTATGTGATACTCGGCCTCGTTGAGAGCATCATTGTCCTCTTTGTATTAGGAGAATGGAGTCTGCCGTACTGTGGGTTGGACAGGCTGTTTCTCATACTAATCGGGCTGTCTGGTTTGGGGGGTCAGGTGTTTATCACGAAAGCCGTTCAAATAGAAAAAGCAGGGCCAGTAGCATTAATGAGGACTATGGATGTGGTCTTTGCTTTTAtctttcagattattttctttaaCGATGTTCCAACGTGGTGGACGGTGGGGGGTGCTCTTTGCGTAGTGGCTAGTAGTGCTGGCACAGCCATTCGTAAATGGTGCCAGACTTCCAAATGA
- the SLC35G1 gene encoding solute carrier family 35 member G1 isoform X1 encodes MRPPSRWPEEPGGRAAAAGARRRGGHAESAGCAMRPLDGTGEAEPPESGLSLTDHAPPDASEEPAAAEAEETPGPCRGWLCCSSPCAQPEAKKKAPCPGLGLFYTLLSAFFFSVGSLFVKKVQDVHAVEISAFRCVFQMLVIIPCLIYRKTGFIGPKGQRIFLVLRGVLGSTAMILVYYAFQSTSLTDTIVITFSCSVFTTILACIFLKEKYSAWDALFTAFTVTGVILIVRPPFLFGSSTAGMDANYSVHLQGTFAALGHALFAAMTLVILRKMGKSVDYFLSIWYYVILGLVESIIVLFVLGEWSLPYCGLDRLFLILIGLSGLGGQVFITKAVQIEKAGPVALMRTMDVVFAFIFQIIFFNDVPTWWTVGGALCVVASSAGTAIRKWCQTSK; translated from the exons ATGCGCCCGCCGTCCCGCTGGCCGGAAGAGCCCGGCGGCCGAGCCGCTGCTGCCGGCGCCAGACGCCGTGGCGGCCACGCGGAGAGCGCCGGCTGCGCGATGCGGCCCCTGGACGGCACCGGAGAGGCGGAGCCGCCGGAGTCCGGGCTGTCGCTGACAGACCACGCGCCCCCGGACGCCAGTGAGGAGCCGGCGGCCGCCGAGGCGGAGGAGACGCCCGGACCCTGCAGGGGCTGGCTCTGCTGCTCTTCGCCGTGCGCGCAGCCGG AAGCCAAGAAGAAAGCACCCTGTCCTGGACTTGGCTTGTTTTATACATTATTGTCTGCCTTCTTTTTCTCAGTGGGCTCTTTATTTGTTAAAAAAGTGCAAGACGTCCATGCTGTAGAAATTAGTGCATTCCGATGTGTGTTCCAAATGCTAGTCATTATCCCTTGTTTAATATACAGAAA GACTGGGTTTATAGGCCCAAAAGGTCAACGAATCTTCCTTGTTCTCAGAGGAGTCTTGGGTTCCACGGCTATGATTCTTGTATACTACGCTTTCCAGTCCACGTCCCTGACTGACACAATTGTTATCACGTTTAGTTGTTCAGTTTTTACAACTATACTTGCTTGCATATTTCTCAAGGAAAAATACAGCGCCTGGGATGCTCTCTTCACTGCTTTCACAGTCACTGGAGTGATCCTTATCGTGAGGCCACCATTCCTGTTTGGTTCAAGCACAGCAGGGATGGATGCAAACTATTCGGTTCACCTGCAGGGCACGTTCGCGGCACTGGGACATGCCTTGTTTGCTGCCATGACTCTGGTTATCCTGAGAAAGATGGGGAAGTCTGTGGACTACTTCCTGAGCATTTGGTACTATGTGATACTCGGCCTCGTTGAGAGCATCATTGTCCTCTTTGTATTAGGAGAATGGAGTCTGCCGTACTGTGGGTTGGACAGGCTGTTTCTCATACTAATCGGGCTGTCTGGTTTGGGGGGTCAGGTGTTTATCACGAAAGCCGTTCAAATAGAAAAAGCAGGGCCAGTAGCATTAATGAGGACTATGGATGTGGTCTTTGCTTTTAtctttcagattattttctttaaCGATGTTCCAACGTGGTGGACGGTGGGGGGTGCTCTTTGCGTAGTGGCTAGTAGTGCTGGCACAGCCATTCGTAAATGGTGCCAGACTTCCAAATGA
- the SLC35G1 gene encoding solute carrier family 35 member G1 isoform X3 produces the protein MRPPSRWPEEPGGRAAAAGARRRGGHAESAGCAMRPLDGTGEAEPPESGLSLTDHAPPDASEEPAAAEAEETPGPCRGWLCCSSPCAQPAANAK, from the exons ATGCGCCCGCCGTCCCGCTGGCCGGAAGAGCCCGGCGGCCGAGCCGCTGCTGCCGGCGCCAGACGCCGTGGCGGCCACGCGGAGAGCGCCGGCTGCGCGATGCGGCCCCTGGACGGCACCGGAGAGGCGGAGCCGCCGGAGTCCGGGCTGTCGCTGACAGACCACGCGCCCCCGGACGCCAGTGAGGAGCCGGCGGCCGCCGAGGCGGAGGAGACGCCCGGACCCTGCAGGGGCTGGCTCTGCTGCTCTTCGCCGTGCGCGCAGCCGG cagctaATGCAAAATGA